In Zingiber officinale cultivar Zhangliang chromosome 1A, Zo_v1.1, whole genome shotgun sequence, a genomic segment contains:
- the LOC122017805 gene encoding uncharacterized protein LOC122017805 isoform X1, whose translation MLASTSSSSSTSTTGVVLVAVEEDEVVKAAMSIFGVWFRVARRDFPSPSSSPGLFQEEAFCGVATTAEETDLRHTEEFSIIIPGIRRLPATIYISYSTDSLVRNFILKVE comes from the exons ATGTTGGCCTCCACCTCCTCATCCTCTTCAACCAGTACCACAGGTGTCGTGCTGGTAGCGGTCGAGGAAGATGAGGTGGTGAAGGCCGCCATGTCCATTTTTGGCGTATGGTTTAGGGTTGCTAGAAGAGATTTTCCTTCTCCGTCGTCCTCGCCGGGCCTTTTCCAGGAAGAGGCGTTCTGTGGAGTGGCAACGACAGCGGAAGAGACTGATCTGAGGCATACTGAAGAGTTCTCGATAATAATACCTGGGATCCGCCGGCTTCCTGCCACCATCTACATCAG TTACTCTACAGATTCCCTGGTTAGGAATTTCATTTTGAAAGTTGAATAA
- the LOC122017805 gene encoding uncharacterized protein LOC122017805 isoform X2 yields MLASTSSSSSTSTTGVVLVAVEEDEVVKAAMSIFGVWFRVARRDFPSPSSSPGLFQEEAFCGVATTAEETDLRHTEEFSIIIPGIRRLPATIYISEKERSNVT; encoded by the exons ATGTTGGCCTCCACCTCCTCATCCTCTTCAACCAGTACCACAGGTGTCGTGCTGGTAGCGGTCGAGGAAGATGAGGTGGTGAAGGCCGCCATGTCCATTTTTGGCGTATGGTTTAGGGTTGCTAGAAGAGATTTTCCTTCTCCGTCGTCCTCGCCGGGCCTTTTCCAGGAAGAGGCGTTCTGTGGAGTGGCAACGACAGCGGAAGAGACTGATCTGAGGCATACTGAAGAGTTCTCGATAATAATACCTGGGATCCGCCGGCTTCCTGCCACCATCTACATCAG TGAAAAAGAGAGATCCAACGTGACATGA
- the LOC122017805 gene encoding uncharacterized protein LOC122017805 isoform X3 translates to MLASTSSSSSTSTTGVVLVAVEEDEVVKAAMSIFGVWFRVARRDFPSPSSSPGLFQEEAFCGVATTAEETDLRHTEEFSIIIPGIRRLPATIYIR, encoded by the exons ATGTTGGCCTCCACCTCCTCATCCTCTTCAACCAGTACCACAGGTGTCGTGCTGGTAGCGGTCGAGGAAGATGAGGTGGTGAAGGCCGCCATGTCCATTTTTGGCGTATGGTTTAGGGTTGCTAGAAGAGATTTTCCTTCTCCGTCGTCCTCGCCGGGCCTTTTCCAGGAAGAGGCGTTCTGTGGAGTGGCAACGACAGCGGAAGAGACTGATCTGAGGCATACTGAAGAGTTCTCGATAATAATACCTGGGATCCGCCGGCTTCCTGCCACCATCTACATCAG ATGA
- the LOC122017797 gene encoding classical arabinogalactan protein 5-like has protein sequence MPHCLRAVYGMELFASVGCLLFLLFQASRAMDFPELPAFPAPAPTSGADFVVSPTSRTPPASGPAPAPLVDSRPLEPKEKSAPASSIPFISSSPAVPLPVGETDTATILPSPTRGSDNRAVGASSSCDAVRVSSLLIVLASALLSIRAVSFL, from the exons ATGCCGCACTGCCTTCGCGCAGTCTACGGCATGGAGCTCTTTGCCAGCGTCGGctgccttctcttcctcctctttcaaGCCTCTCGAGCCATGGACTTCCCGGAACTCCCTGCGTTCCCTGCTCCGGCGCCCACTTCCGGAGCCGACTTCGTGGTCTCGCCGACATCAAGAACTCCGCCTGCCTCCGGTCCTGCTCCGGCGCCGCTGGTGGACTCGAGGCCTCTGGAGCCCAAGGAAAAATCGGCTCCGGCAAGCTCGATCCCGTTCATCAGCAGCAGTCCGGCTGTACCGCTCCCCGTGGGAGAGACCGACACGGCTACCATCCTGCCATCTCCGACGCGGGGGTCGGACAACCGG GCGGTGGGTGCGTCGTCGTCGTGCGACGCGGTGCGCGTGTCGTCGCTGCTCATCGTGCTCGCCTCTGCTTTGCTCTCGATTCGTGCTGTCTCTTTTCTTTGA